A region of Anopheles merus strain MAF chromosome 2R, AmerM5.1, whole genome shotgun sequence DNA encodes the following proteins:
- the LOC121589781 gene encoding mitogen-activated protein kinase kinase kinase 11 isoform X1 — MLMRSGIERSGSREQRDQQQDWVMMSPLWTARYDYEAQGDDELSLRVGQIVYVLSTDSSISGDEGWWTGKIGDRVGIFPSNFVTNEDPAVLKVQPVEIQYHELDLKEVIGVGGFSKVHRAFLNGEEVAVKASRQDDEFEVARQNVLQEAKLFWSLKHPNIVSLKGVCLDPKTLCLVMEYARGGSLNKILAGRKIPPNVLVDWAIQIARGMKYLHCEAPISVIHRDLKSSNVLISESIQHGHLLNKTLKITDFGLAREAYRTTRMSAAGTFAWMPPEVIKSGTYSKASDVWSYGVLLWELLTGETPYKGFDSLSVAYGVAVNTLALPIPKTCPESWGKLMKSCWEIDPHRRPSFKDIEKDLDIIARSGFAQTPHESFHTMQDGWKKEIAEVLQELRKKEKAFKSFEEELRSKEEELTRVQQEQRYKEENLAKREQELHAREIELLGRELKILINQNTPTPKKRKGKFSKSRIKLIKKAPGQISLPSDFRHTITIQHTAIRDERQRIDTPPGSPATRLRTIVFPGDVIKGKTWGPSTLHQRERSHLPTMRPSARPQQFSKSAPNLDKSRATALSASSSRHEILDYDTDEAWYATSLGAGPCTDVSTLSVAPLCSSLNRYGTLPSTVPMPTLYASEGQRKPKLSIIELVLYNMASMLASIASGYDVRVSNVTPLHPRLHPGPLQPYESYSQPVSPYHHHHHHRHQLPPMVDPHPLQLEGMVRLDGIPPSLTPAPHTVDNALSQEVYEEELAHQAQDDRLYAQHSTPYQETPERQRPRKVHTQSTSPRQDERALKYTDSPQHYLPSTMSTTSGLGSNYTPSGPSSSFSVGAGTQPPTPSPRRKSSAASFMDFGDLPEERESRAGLYIPGEYDGYTQHNPIFNAGTRGVTSSYIGSHYFPYRPAINFAFERETKSYGGEPVYEDHHYDSASYHDYAYEGPGPSGTGSARATGTRVPTMGISATGHRRTHSSISSTLHSSNVNQGFHMEGDEMDGAGTRLIDDVTYKLGDLYLPGGGKDAASRLPASSTAKLHETPLPPAFHASSRMHQYENVPNFFRRQSSLQQAHYSPSSVHSGHLSGEFMSGGTIPEPEERPYTVLGLTEHGTDGGLLSSSLRPQTKLRSSMKKYTHSHPTHQQATASAGGQGKYGAGYGMHGTTSAANQTPPDSLTSDDSSYLSAKDNSSSISSQSRVRFTPEIVLDVDSPLQSPTCYTGGAAAAAAAPSGHGLKDRRSSSSGSTMLTATPGSGTSSTSISGRRSNACDTGQS, encoded by the exons ATGTTGATGCGGTCGGGGATTGAGCGGTCGGGTAGCCGGGAGCAGCGGGACCAGCAGCAGGACTGGGTGATGATGTCGCCCCTGTGGACGGCCCGCTACGACTACGAGGCGCAGGGCGACGACGAGCTGTCGCTCCGGGTGGGCCAGATCGTGTACGTGCTGTCGACCGACAGCAGCATCTCGGGCGACGAGGGCTGGTGGACGGGCAAGATCGGGGACCGGGTGGGCATCTTTCCGTCGAACTTTGTCACGAACGAGGACCCGGCGGTGTTGAAGGTGCAGCCGGTCGAGATCCAGTACCACGAGCTCGACCTGAAGGAGGTGATCGGCGTCGGGGGCTTCAGCAAGGTGCACCGCGCCTTCCTGAACGGGGAGGAGGTGGCGGTGAAAGCGTCCCGGCAGGACGACGAGTTCGAGGTGGCGCGGCAGAACGTGCTGCAGGAGGCGAAGCTGTTCTGGTCGCTCAAGCATCCGAACATCGTGTCGCTCAAGGGCGTCTGTCTCGATCCGAAAACGCTCTGCCTGGTGATGGAGTACGCGCGGGGCGGCTCGCTCAACAAGATACTGGCGGGGCGGAAGATACCACCGAACGTGCTGGTGGACTGGGCGATCCAGATCGCGCGCGGCATGAAGTATCTGCACTGCGAGGCGCCAATCTCCGTCATCCATCGCGATTTGAAGAGCTCGAACg TACTGATCAGCGAATCGATCCAGCACGGTCATCTGCTCAACAAAACGCTCAAAATCACCGACTTCGGGCTGGCCCGAGAGGCGTACCGGACTACTCGAATGTCGGCAGCCGGCACCTTCGCCTGGATGCCACCGGAGGTGATCAAATCGGGAACGTACTCCAA AGCGTCCGATGTGTGGAGCTACGGGGTGCTGCTGTGGGAATTGCTCACCGGGGAAACTCCCTACAAGGGCTTCGACTCGCTGTCGGTGGCGTACGGTGTGGCGGTGAATACGCTCGCCTTACCGATCCCGAAAACTTGCCCCGAATCATGGGGCAAACTGATGAAAT CCTGCTGGGAGATCGATCCACACCGTAGGCCTTCGTTTAAGGATATTGAAAAGGATCTGGACATCATTGCGCGGTCCGGCTTTGCTCAAACGCCCCACGAATCATTCCACACGATGCAGGACGGCTGGAAAAAGGAAATCGCGGAAGTGTTGCAAGAATTgcgtaaaaaagaaaag GCATTTAAATCTTTCGAGGAG GAACTACGCAGCAAAGAGGAGGAACTGACGCGAGTTCAGCAAGAGCAGCGCTACAAGGAGGAAAATCTTGCAAAGCGAGAGCAGGAGCTGCACGCGCGGGAAATCGAGCTGCTGGGCCGTGAGCTAAAAATTCTAATCAATCAAAATACTCCTACCCCGAAGAAGCGGAAGGGGAAATTTAGCAAAAGTAGAATCAAG CTGATTAAAAAAGCACCGGGTCAAATTTCGTTGCCATCGGATTTTCGTCACACGATCACGATACAGCATACGGCCATACGCGATGAGCGGCAGCGGATCGACACGCCGCCCGGGTCGCCCGCTACCCGGCTGCGCACGATTGTGT TTCCGGGCGATGTAATCAAGGGTAAGACCTGGGGCCCATCGACGCTGCACCAGCGGGAGCGGAGCCACTTGCCGACGATGCGACCGAGCGCCCGACCGCAACAGTTCAGCAAGAGTGCCCCGAACCTGGACAAGTCCCGTGCGACCGCGCTGTCCGCTAGCTCGTCGCGGCACGAGATCCTAG ATTATGATACCGACGAAGCGTGGTACGCGACCAGCCTGGGCGCCGGGCCCTGTACCGACGTGTCAACGCTGAGCGTAGCGCCGCTCTGCTCTAGTCTGAATCGGTACGGCACGCTGCCGAGCACGGTGCCGATGCCGACGCTGTACGCTTCCGAGGGTCAGCGCAAGCCGAAGCTTTCCATCATCGAGCTCGTGCTGTACAACATGGCCTCGATGCTGGCCAGCATTGCTTCCGGGTACGATGTGCGCGTGTCGAACGTAACGCCGCTCCATCCGCGGCTACACCCGGGACCGTTACAACCGTACGAATCGTACTCCCAGCCCGTGAGtccgtaccaccaccaccaccaccatcgtcaCCAGCTGCCGCCAATGGTAGACCCACATCCGCTGCAGCTGGAAGGTATGGTACGGTTGGACGGGATACCGCCATCTTTAACACCCGCGCCACACACGGTGGACAACGCACTGAGCCAGGAAGTGTACGAGGAGGAGCTGGCTCACCAAGCTCAGGATGATAGACTTTACGCACAACACAGCACACCGTACCAGGAGACGCCGGAGAGACAGCGGCCGAG GAAGGTGCATACTCAATCGACCAGCCCAAGGCAGGACGAGCGGGCGCTGAAGTACACGGACTCACCGCAACACTATCTACCGTCGACGATGTCGACGACGAGCGGGCTCGGCTCGAACTACACCCCCTCGGGACCCAGCTCGTCCTTCAGCGTGGGAGCGGGAACGCAACCGCCAACGCCTTCGCCCCGCCGAAAGTCTAGCGCCGCGTCGTTCATGGATTTTGGCGATCTGCCGGAAGAGCGCGAAAGTAGAGCGGGCCTCTACATACCGGGCGAGTACGACGGGTACACGCAGCACAATCCAATCTTTAACGCGGGTACGCGCGGTGTCACTAGTAGCTACATCG GATCCCATTACTTCCCCTACCGGCCGGCGATAAACTTTGCGTTCGAGCGCGAAACGAAATCGTACGGCGGGGAACCGGTGTACGAAGACCACCACTATGATAGTGCCTCGTACCATGATTACGCGTACGAAGGTCCCGGCCCGTCGGGTACGGGCAGCGCTAGGGCAACGGGTACGCGCGTCCCAACGATGGGCATCAGTGCGACGGGCCATCGCCGGACGCACTCCAGCATTTCCAGCACGCTGCACAGTAGCAACGTTAACCAAGGGTTTCACATGGAGGGCGATGAGATGGACGGTGCCGGAACGCGGCTGATCGACGACGTGACGTACAAGCTGGGCGATCTCTACCTGCCCGGGGGTGGTAAGGATGCGGCTAGCCGCTTACCGGCATCGAGCACCGCGAAGCTGCACGAAACTCCCCTGCCTCCTGCCTTTCATGCGTCGAGCCGAATGCATCAGTACGAGAACGTGCCCAACTTCTTCCGGCGGCAATCGAGCCTGCAGCAGGCGCACTACTCCCCCAGCAGTGTGCACAGTGGCCATCTGTCCGGCGAGTTTATGTCCGGCGGTACAATCCCGGAGCCGGAGGAACGTCCGTACACGGTGCTAGGGCTGACGGAGCACGGTACCGACGGTGGATTGCTGTCGAGCAGCTTAAGACCCCAAACGAAGCTGCGCTCCAGCATGAAGAAGTACACGCACTCTCATCCGACGCATCAGCAGGCCACCGCGTCAGCTGGCGGGCAGGGTAAGTACGGAGCGGGCTACGGTATGCACGGGACAACCAGCGCCGCGAACCAAACACCGCCCGACAGTCTCACCAGCGACGACAGCTCGTACCTGAGCGCGAAGGACAACTCGTCCTCGATTTCCTCGCAAAGCCGGGTGCGCTTTACGCCGGAAATTGTGCTCGACGTGGACTCGCCGCTCCAGTCGCCGACGTGCTACACGggcggagctgctgctgctgctgctgccccgtCCGGCCATGGCTTAAAGGACAGACGCAGCTCCTCCTCCGGCAGCACGATGCTTACGGCAACGCCCGGTTCGGGCACGTCCTCGACGTCGATTTCGGGCCGGCGGTCGAATGCCTGCGACACGGGCCAATCCTAG
- the LOC121589781 gene encoding uncharacterized protein LOC121589781 isoform X3, whose protein sequence is MLMRSGIERSGSREQRDQQQDWVMMSPLWTARYDYEAQGDDELSLRVGQIVYVLSTDSSISGDEGWWTGKIGDRVGIFPSNFVTNEDPAVLKVQPVEIQYHELDLKEVIGVGGFSKVHRAFLNGEEVAVKASRQDDEFEVARQNVLQEAKLFWSLKHPNIVSLKGVCLDPKTLCLVMEYARGGSLNKILAGRKIPPNVLVDWAIQIARGMKYLHCEAPISVIHRDLKSSNVLISESIQHGHLLNKTLKITDFGLAREAYRTTRMSAAGTFAWMPPEVIKSGTYSKASDVWSYGVLLWELLTGETPYKGFDSLSVAYGVAVNTLALPIPKTCPESWGKLMKSCWEIDPHRRPSFKDIEKDLDIIARSGFAQTPHESFHTMQDGWKKEIAEVLQELRKKEKAFKSFEEELRSKEEELTRVQQEQRYKEENLAKREQELHAREIELLGRELKILINQNTPTPKKRKGKFSKSRIKLIKKAPGQISLPSDFRHTITIQHTAIRDERQRIDTPPGSPATRLRTIVYYDTDEAWYATSLGAGPCTDVSTLSVAPLCSSLNRYGTLPSTVPMPTLYASEGQRKPKLSIIELVLYNMASMLASIASGYDVRVSNVTPLHPRLHPGPLQPYESYSQPVSPYHHHHHHRHQLPPMVDPHPLQLEGMVRLDGIPPSLTPAPHTVDNALSQEVYEEELAHQAQDDRLYAQHSTPYQETPERQRPRKVHTQSTSPRQDERALKYTDSPQHYLPSTMSTTSGLGSNYTPSGPSSSFSVGAGTQPPTPSPRRKSSAASFMDFGDLPEERESRAGLYIPGEYDGYTQHNPIFNAGTRGVTSSYIGSHYFPYRPAINFAFERETKSYGGEPVYEDHHYDSASYHDYAYEGPGPSGTGSARATGTRVPTMGISATGHRRTHSSISSTLHSSNVNQGFHMEGDEMDGAGTRLIDDVTYKLGDLYLPGGGKDAASRLPASSTAKLHETPLPPAFHASSRMHQYENVPNFFRRQSSLQQAHYSPSSVHSGHLSGEFMSGGTIPEPEERPYTVLGLTEHGTDGGLLSSSLRPQTKLRSSMKKYTHSHPTHQQATASAGGQGKYGAGYGMHGTTSAANQTPPDSLTSDDSSYLSAKDNSSSISSQSRVRFTPEIVLDVDSPLQSPTCYTGGAAAAAAAPSGHGLKDRRSSSSGSTMLTATPGSGTSSTSISGRRSNACDTGQS, encoded by the exons ATGTTGATGCGGTCGGGGATTGAGCGGTCGGGTAGCCGGGAGCAGCGGGACCAGCAGCAGGACTGGGTGATGATGTCGCCCCTGTGGACGGCCCGCTACGACTACGAGGCGCAGGGCGACGACGAGCTGTCGCTCCGGGTGGGCCAGATCGTGTACGTGCTGTCGACCGACAGCAGCATCTCGGGCGACGAGGGCTGGTGGACGGGCAAGATCGGGGACCGGGTGGGCATCTTTCCGTCGAACTTTGTCACGAACGAGGACCCGGCGGTGTTGAAGGTGCAGCCGGTCGAGATCCAGTACCACGAGCTCGACCTGAAGGAGGTGATCGGCGTCGGGGGCTTCAGCAAGGTGCACCGCGCCTTCCTGAACGGGGAGGAGGTGGCGGTGAAAGCGTCCCGGCAGGACGACGAGTTCGAGGTGGCGCGGCAGAACGTGCTGCAGGAGGCGAAGCTGTTCTGGTCGCTCAAGCATCCGAACATCGTGTCGCTCAAGGGCGTCTGTCTCGATCCGAAAACGCTCTGCCTGGTGATGGAGTACGCGCGGGGCGGCTCGCTCAACAAGATACTGGCGGGGCGGAAGATACCACCGAACGTGCTGGTGGACTGGGCGATCCAGATCGCGCGCGGCATGAAGTATCTGCACTGCGAGGCGCCAATCTCCGTCATCCATCGCGATTTGAAGAGCTCGAACg TACTGATCAGCGAATCGATCCAGCACGGTCATCTGCTCAACAAAACGCTCAAAATCACCGACTTCGGGCTGGCCCGAGAGGCGTACCGGACTACTCGAATGTCGGCAGCCGGCACCTTCGCCTGGATGCCACCGGAGGTGATCAAATCGGGAACGTACTCCAA AGCGTCCGATGTGTGGAGCTACGGGGTGCTGCTGTGGGAATTGCTCACCGGGGAAACTCCCTACAAGGGCTTCGACTCGCTGTCGGTGGCGTACGGTGTGGCGGTGAATACGCTCGCCTTACCGATCCCGAAAACTTGCCCCGAATCATGGGGCAAACTGATGAAAT CCTGCTGGGAGATCGATCCACACCGTAGGCCTTCGTTTAAGGATATTGAAAAGGATCTGGACATCATTGCGCGGTCCGGCTTTGCTCAAACGCCCCACGAATCATTCCACACGATGCAGGACGGCTGGAAAAAGGAAATCGCGGAAGTGTTGCAAGAATTgcgtaaaaaagaaaag GCATTTAAATCTTTCGAGGAG GAACTACGCAGCAAAGAGGAGGAACTGACGCGAGTTCAGCAAGAGCAGCGCTACAAGGAGGAAAATCTTGCAAAGCGAGAGCAGGAGCTGCACGCGCGGGAAATCGAGCTGCTGGGCCGTGAGCTAAAAATTCTAATCAATCAAAATACTCCTACCCCGAAGAAGCGGAAGGGGAAATTTAGCAAAAGTAGAATCAAG CTGATTAAAAAAGCACCGGGTCAAATTTCGTTGCCATCGGATTTTCGTCACACGATCACGATACAGCATACGGCCATACGCGATGAGCGGCAGCGGATCGACACGCCGCCCGGGTCGCCCGCTACCCGGCTGCGCACGATTGTGT ATTATGATACCGACGAAGCGTGGTACGCGACCAGCCTGGGCGCCGGGCCCTGTACCGACGTGTCAACGCTGAGCGTAGCGCCGCTCTGCTCTAGTCTGAATCGGTACGGCACGCTGCCGAGCACGGTGCCGATGCCGACGCTGTACGCTTCCGAGGGTCAGCGCAAGCCGAAGCTTTCCATCATCGAGCTCGTGCTGTACAACATGGCCTCGATGCTGGCCAGCATTGCTTCCGGGTACGATGTGCGCGTGTCGAACGTAACGCCGCTCCATCCGCGGCTACACCCGGGACCGTTACAACCGTACGAATCGTACTCCCAGCCCGTGAGtccgtaccaccaccaccaccaccatcgtcaCCAGCTGCCGCCAATGGTAGACCCACATCCGCTGCAGCTGGAAGGTATGGTACGGTTGGACGGGATACCGCCATCTTTAACACCCGCGCCACACACGGTGGACAACGCACTGAGCCAGGAAGTGTACGAGGAGGAGCTGGCTCACCAAGCTCAGGATGATAGACTTTACGCACAACACAGCACACCGTACCAGGAGACGCCGGAGAGACAGCGGCCGAG GAAGGTGCATACTCAATCGACCAGCCCAAGGCAGGACGAGCGGGCGCTGAAGTACACGGACTCACCGCAACACTATCTACCGTCGACGATGTCGACGACGAGCGGGCTCGGCTCGAACTACACCCCCTCGGGACCCAGCTCGTCCTTCAGCGTGGGAGCGGGAACGCAACCGCCAACGCCTTCGCCCCGCCGAAAGTCTAGCGCCGCGTCGTTCATGGATTTTGGCGATCTGCCGGAAGAGCGCGAAAGTAGAGCGGGCCTCTACATACCGGGCGAGTACGACGGGTACACGCAGCACAATCCAATCTTTAACGCGGGTACGCGCGGTGTCACTAGTAGCTACATCG GATCCCATTACTTCCCCTACCGGCCGGCGATAAACTTTGCGTTCGAGCGCGAAACGAAATCGTACGGCGGGGAACCGGTGTACGAAGACCACCACTATGATAGTGCCTCGTACCATGATTACGCGTACGAAGGTCCCGGCCCGTCGGGTACGGGCAGCGCTAGGGCAACGGGTACGCGCGTCCCAACGATGGGCATCAGTGCGACGGGCCATCGCCGGACGCACTCCAGCATTTCCAGCACGCTGCACAGTAGCAACGTTAACCAAGGGTTTCACATGGAGGGCGATGAGATGGACGGTGCCGGAACGCGGCTGATCGACGACGTGACGTACAAGCTGGGCGATCTCTACCTGCCCGGGGGTGGTAAGGATGCGGCTAGCCGCTTACCGGCATCGAGCACCGCGAAGCTGCACGAAACTCCCCTGCCTCCTGCCTTTCATGCGTCGAGCCGAATGCATCAGTACGAGAACGTGCCCAACTTCTTCCGGCGGCAATCGAGCCTGCAGCAGGCGCACTACTCCCCCAGCAGTGTGCACAGTGGCCATCTGTCCGGCGAGTTTATGTCCGGCGGTACAATCCCGGAGCCGGAGGAACGTCCGTACACGGTGCTAGGGCTGACGGAGCACGGTACCGACGGTGGATTGCTGTCGAGCAGCTTAAGACCCCAAACGAAGCTGCGCTCCAGCATGAAGAAGTACACGCACTCTCATCCGACGCATCAGCAGGCCACCGCGTCAGCTGGCGGGCAGGGTAAGTACGGAGCGGGCTACGGTATGCACGGGACAACCAGCGCCGCGAACCAAACACCGCCCGACAGTCTCACCAGCGACGACAGCTCGTACCTGAGCGCGAAGGACAACTCGTCCTCGATTTCCTCGCAAAGCCGGGTGCGCTTTACGCCGGAAATTGTGCTCGACGTGGACTCGCCGCTCCAGTCGCCGACGTGCTACACGggcggagctgctgctgctgctgctgccccgtCCGGCCATGGCTTAAAGGACAGACGCAGCTCCTCCTCCGGCAGCACGATGCTTACGGCAACGCCCGGTTCGGGCACGTCCTCGACGTCGATTTCGGGCCGGCGGTCGAATGCCTGCGACACGGGCCAATCCTAG